A single Streptomyces mirabilis DNA region contains:
- a CDS encoding AlkA N-terminal domain-containing protein, giving the protein MRNGMHTDMERCVRAVQSKDARFDGWFFTAVLTTRIYCRPSCPVVPPKPENMTFYPSAAACQQAGFRACKRCRPDTSPGSPEWNQRADLVARAMRLIGDGVVDREGIPGLAGRLGYSIRQVERQLLAELGAGPLALARAQRAQTARLLIETTTLPMAEIAFAAGFSSIRTFNDTVREVFALAPSELRDRVPKKRAPATPGVLSLRLPFRAPLNPDNLFGHLAATAVPGVEEWRDGAYRRTLRLPYGHGIVGLTPHVDHIACRLTLSDLRDLPVAISRCRRMLDLDADPVAVDDQLRTDPVLAPLVAKAPGRRVPRTVDEAEFAVRAVLGQQVSTAAARTHAARLVTAHGEPVEDPEGGLTHLFPSPRALAALDPSTLAMPSTRRTTFTTLVHQLADGTLRLGVESDWAEARARLLALPGFGPWTVDVIGMRALGDPDTFLPTDLGIRRAAQELGLPSTPAALTARAAAWRPWRAYAVQYLWATDSHPINFLPV; this is encoded by the coding sequence ATGCGGAACGGGATGCACACCGACATGGAGCGCTGTGTGCGCGCTGTCCAGTCGAAGGACGCGCGCTTCGACGGATGGTTCTTCACAGCGGTCCTGACCACGCGGATCTACTGCCGGCCGAGCTGCCCGGTGGTGCCGCCGAAACCCGAGAACATGACGTTCTACCCGAGTGCGGCGGCCTGCCAGCAGGCCGGGTTCCGGGCCTGCAAGCGCTGCCGTCCGGACACCAGCCCCGGCTCGCCCGAGTGGAACCAGCGAGCCGACCTCGTCGCGCGTGCGATGCGCCTGATCGGCGACGGGGTCGTGGACCGCGAGGGGATCCCGGGCCTGGCGGGCCGGCTCGGCTACAGCATCCGCCAGGTCGAGCGGCAGCTGCTGGCCGAGTTGGGCGCGGGACCGCTCGCGCTCGCCCGGGCCCAGCGCGCCCAGACCGCCCGGCTGCTCATCGAGACCACCACGCTCCCGATGGCGGAGATCGCCTTCGCGGCCGGGTTCTCCTCCATCCGCACCTTCAACGACACCGTGCGCGAGGTCTTCGCCCTCGCCCCGAGCGAGCTGCGCGACCGAGTGCCGAAGAAACGCGCCCCGGCCACACCGGGCGTCCTGAGCCTGCGGCTCCCCTTCCGCGCCCCGCTCAACCCCGACAACCTCTTCGGTCACCTCGCGGCGACCGCCGTACCCGGTGTCGAGGAGTGGCGCGACGGCGCCTACCGGCGCACCCTGCGCCTGCCCTACGGCCACGGGATCGTCGGGCTCACCCCGCACGTCGACCACATCGCCTGCCGCCTCACCCTCAGTGACCTGCGCGACCTGCCCGTCGCGATCAGCCGCTGCCGCCGCATGCTCGACCTGGACGCCGACCCGGTGGCCGTCGACGACCAGCTGCGGACGGATCCCGTGCTGGCGCCCCTGGTGGCGAAGGCCCCGGGCCGCCGGGTGCCGCGCACGGTCGACGAGGCCGAGTTCGCCGTACGGGCCGTCCTGGGCCAGCAGGTCTCCACCGCCGCCGCCCGTACCCACGCGGCCCGCCTGGTCACCGCGCACGGCGAACCCGTCGAGGACCCCGAGGGCGGCCTCACCCACCTCTTTCCCTCTCCTCGGGCGCTCGCGGCCCTGGACCCGTCCACGCTCGCGATGCCGAGCACCCGCCGCACCACCTTCACCACCCTCGTACACCAACTCGCTGACGGGACCCTTCGCTTGGGAGTGGAGAGCGACTGGGCCGAGGCCCGCGCCCGCCTCCTCGCCCTCCCCGGCTTCGGTCCCTGGACGGTCGACGTCATCGGCATGCGCGCGCTCGGCGACCCCGACACCTTCCTCCCCACCGACCTCGGAATCCGGCGCGCGGCCCAGGAGCTGGGCCTGCCGTCGACCCCAGCCGCCCTCACGGCGCGCGCGGCGGCGTGGCGCCCGTGGCGGGCGTACGCGGTCCAGTACCTGTGGGCGACGGACAGCCACCCGATCAACTTCCTCCCCGTATAA
- a CDS encoding SIR2 family NAD-dependent protein deacylase produces MTKPLVALLSGAGISTDSGIPDYRGPNGLWRRDPEAEKLVTYDFYMGDPEIRRRSWQMRRKNRTLKAEPNAAHRAVAELERSGVPVRVITQNVDGLHQLAGMPARKVIELHGTARTVVCTKCHAKGPMEDALARVEAGEEDPPCLECGGILKSATVMFGQRLDPVVLGEAMAITQACHVFIAVGSSLQVQPAAGLAGLAADHGARLIIVNAEPTPYDDRADQVVREPIGTALPKLLRTLGEEG; encoded by the coding sequence ATGACCAAGCCCCTCGTTGCCCTGCTCAGTGGCGCCGGTATCTCCACGGATTCCGGGATCCCCGACTACCGGGGTCCGAACGGGCTGTGGCGGCGGGATCCTGAGGCCGAGAAGCTCGTGACGTACGACTTCTACATGGGCGATCCGGAGATCCGACGGCGGTCGTGGCAGATGCGGCGCAAGAACCGGACGCTGAAGGCGGAGCCGAACGCGGCGCACCGGGCGGTGGCCGAGCTGGAGCGGTCCGGGGTGCCGGTGCGGGTGATCACGCAGAACGTGGACGGGTTGCACCAGCTCGCCGGGATGCCGGCCCGCAAGGTGATCGAGCTGCACGGCACCGCGCGTACCGTCGTGTGCACCAAGTGTCACGCCAAGGGGCCGATGGAGGACGCGCTCGCGCGGGTCGAGGCGGGCGAGGAGGACCCGCCGTGCCTGGAGTGCGGCGGGATCCTGAAGTCGGCGACGGTGATGTTCGGGCAGCGGCTCGACCCGGTGGTGCTCGGTGAGGCGATGGCGATCACCCAGGCGTGCCACGTGTTCATCGCGGTCGGCAGCAGCCTTCAGGTGCAGCCCGCCGCCGGGCTCGCGGGCCTCGCCGCCGACCACGGGGCGCGGCTGATCATCGTCAACGCCGAACCGACACCGTACGACGACCGGGCCGACCAGGTCGTACGGGAACCGATCGGCACCGCCCTGCCGAAGCTGCTGCGTACGCTGGGCGAAGAGGGCTAG
- a CDS encoding methylated-DNA--[protein]-cysteine S-methyltransferase codes for MKQHTVIDGPYGPLTLVADDGVLCGLYMVGQRHRPPEETFGERDDMPFGEVADQLKAYFEGELKEFTLELRMSGTPFQRSVWEQLRRIPYGETRSYGELAEALGNAGASRAVGLANGKNPIGIIVPCHRVVGANGSLTGYGGGLDRKQRLLDFESGTALF; via the coding sequence GTGAAACAGCACACGGTCATCGACGGCCCGTACGGCCCCCTCACCCTCGTCGCCGACGACGGCGTCTTGTGCGGCCTCTACATGGTCGGCCAACGCCACCGCCCGCCGGAGGAGACCTTCGGCGAACGCGACGACATGCCCTTCGGTGAGGTCGCCGACCAGCTGAAGGCTTATTTCGAGGGTGAGTTGAAGGAGTTCACCCTCGAACTGCGGATGTCCGGCACCCCGTTCCAGCGCAGCGTCTGGGAGCAGCTGCGCCGCATCCCCTACGGCGAGACCCGCTCGTACGGCGAACTGGCCGAAGCCCTGGGCAACGCGGGCGCCTCCCGCGCGGTCGGCCTCGCCAACGGCAAGAACCCCATCGGCATCATCGTGCCCTGCCACCGCGTGGTCGGCGCGAACGGAAGCCTCACCGGATACGGCGGCGGCCTGGACCGCAAGCAGCGCCTGCTGGACTTCGAGAGCGGTACGGCTCTCTTCTAG
- a CDS encoding SAV_2336 N-terminal domain-related protein translates to MSKLGRLAGHELSIHELLDTLWLATRLPPGAAAPLASALAADAGPPPGAGAGDAERSTTGPAPAGPDSPAPATPSQPPPPAQLLGALHAAAAARSAPEFADLAAPGLRGAPGEDALPVRVPEEKALGSDELRLSRALRLLKQPQPGPLKREFDEEATAAAMAETGLPDVVTRPARQRWLDLTLLIDDGISMLLWRRLAMELRALLERLGAFRDIRVHGLDTRSAGAPLLRSRPFDPHAPLLSPASVADPSGGTLVLVISDGVGACWRDGRLHAALERWAHQGPTAIMHALPSHMWDGSGIRSEPWLVTTRRRGAANDTWEVADPLLPPGLGDEFPGVPVPVLEPYPPAVAAWARLVASPGGSAELPLLAPLQAKAPRAGADTRGGGAADAVLRFRDAASPGAYRLAAHLAAVSPLTVPVMRLVQAAVPWRADTAHLAEVFLGGLMRQVEPVDERLPAQHRRFGFAGEAQEILLDTASPIDLLRTTRAVTARLRTLVGRSPDFPAWLAHPSGTGELLPGTRPFAWLEDRLLTHLGAKPMAPTPPRTTEYEEVRLPSGLDAAPSWLPLRLQDLHTLGPYTLLQRDGTGGKPTAYIGEDEDGQRVLLRVSYSFDSPVAQELLDVERRALRRMDGMYAPAVVRSDLEGPTPWLALRLDTLSSGLPAPTLRAVLDAAGALPGTPLFTWLGWNLARALTRCHHKGIVHSALTPGTVLVTESTLHLIGWTSARIDGAWSASTPSTPANSPYRAPEVTYWGESRITAGDVYALGSILLQAATGRPWRWYENEALRRSPELAQLDETIAELLLRCVEPEPAGRPTAREVADAFGALLPGGVEWEDVESGSGGDDDGPAVEPETAVDEEDDHEEWMRTIRTPLTEPLRIALVGVKDGVGCTTTTMVLGAVLADQRQERVLAIDADRHTGSQVRIGGRVFRNTLASLSDLAESLREVRHFEDLQLFLSPHRSGLQVLANDSVSRIASVGQFTDYDFHRVARTTQEYFDLTLVDSDKFMPTVLRAADRVVIVSRADPAGLTQAQQAMDRLVTLDLPDLVREAVVVLNHSRPAAGWTLDAASIRGLSSRCRGVVMVPRDGHLTMGSTVELSWLTPEAYKAYLRLAALLLGPRPIFP, encoded by the coding sequence TTGAGCAAACTCGGCCGGCTGGCCGGGCACGAGCTGTCGATCCATGAACTGCTCGACACCCTGTGGCTGGCGACGCGGCTTCCCCCGGGAGCCGCGGCGCCGCTCGCGAGCGCGCTGGCCGCGGACGCCGGACCGCCGCCGGGCGCCGGCGCGGGAGACGCCGAGCGCTCCACGACCGGCCCCGCCCCGGCCGGGCCCGACTCCCCCGCGCCCGCCACGCCGTCCCAACCACCGCCTCCCGCCCAGCTGTTGGGCGCGCTGCACGCGGCTGCGGCGGCGCGCAGCGCACCCGAGTTCGCGGACCTCGCCGCGCCGGGGCTGCGCGGTGCGCCGGGTGAGGACGCGCTGCCCGTACGGGTCCCCGAGGAGAAGGCGCTCGGGTCGGACGAGCTGCGCCTCAGCCGTGCGCTGCGCCTGCTGAAACAGCCCCAGCCCGGACCGTTGAAGCGCGAGTTCGACGAGGAGGCCACCGCGGCCGCCATGGCCGAGACGGGCCTGCCCGACGTGGTGACCCGCCCCGCCCGGCAGCGCTGGCTCGACCTCACCCTCCTCATCGACGACGGCATCTCGATGCTGTTGTGGCGGCGGCTGGCGATGGAACTGCGCGCCCTGCTGGAACGCCTGGGCGCCTTCCGCGACATCCGTGTGCATGGCCTGGACACCCGGTCGGCGGGGGCGCCGCTGCTGCGTTCCCGCCCCTTCGACCCGCACGCCCCGCTGCTCTCCCCCGCGTCGGTCGCCGACCCCTCGGGCGGCACGCTGGTGCTGGTGATCAGCGACGGCGTCGGCGCCTGCTGGCGGGACGGGCGACTGCACGCGGCCCTGGAACGCTGGGCGCACCAGGGGCCGACGGCGATCATGCACGCACTGCCCTCCCACATGTGGGACGGGTCGGGCATCCGCTCGGAGCCGTGGCTGGTGACGACCCGGCGGCGCGGCGCGGCGAACGACACCTGGGAGGTGGCCGACCCGCTGCTGCCGCCGGGGCTCGGTGACGAGTTCCCCGGGGTCCCCGTCCCCGTACTGGAGCCGTATCCTCCGGCGGTCGCCGCGTGGGCGCGGCTGGTGGCCTCGCCGGGCGGCAGCGCGGAGCTGCCCCTGCTGGCTCCGTTGCAGGCGAAGGCGCCACGGGCCGGGGCCGACACCCGGGGCGGTGGCGCGGCGGACGCCGTGCTCAGGTTCCGGGACGCCGCGTCGCCGGGGGCCTACCGGCTGGCCGCTCATCTCGCGGCGGTGTCCCCGCTCACGGTGCCCGTGATGCGGCTGGTGCAGGCGGCCGTGCCGTGGCGGGCCGACACCGCGCATCTGGCCGAGGTGTTCCTCGGCGGTCTGATGCGCCAGGTGGAGCCGGTCGACGAGCGGCTGCCGGCCCAGCACCGCCGGTTCGGTTTCGCCGGCGAGGCCCAGGAGATCCTGCTCGACACCGCGTCCCCGATCGATCTGCTGCGCACCACCCGGGCGGTCACCGCGCGGCTGCGCACCCTGGTGGGCCGCTCCCCCGACTTCCCCGCATGGCTCGCCCACCCCTCCGGGACGGGTGAACTCCTGCCCGGGACCCGGCCGTTCGCCTGGCTGGAGGACCGTCTCCTCACCCACCTGGGTGCCAAACCGATGGCGCCGACGCCGCCGCGCACCACCGAGTACGAGGAGGTGCGGCTGCCGTCGGGCCTGGACGCGGCCCCGTCGTGGCTGCCGCTGCGGCTTCAGGACCTGCACACCCTGGGCCCGTACACGCTGCTGCAACGCGACGGCACGGGCGGCAAGCCCACCGCGTACATCGGGGAGGACGAGGACGGGCAGCGGGTACTGCTGCGGGTGTCGTACTCCTTCGACTCGCCCGTGGCGCAGGAGTTGCTCGACGTGGAACGCCGGGCGCTGCGCCGCATGGACGGGATGTACGCGCCCGCCGTGGTCCGCAGCGACCTGGAGGGCCCCACGCCGTGGCTGGCGCTGCGTCTGGACACGCTGAGCAGTGGACTGCCCGCGCCCACGCTGCGTGCCGTGCTCGACGCGGCCGGGGCACTGCCCGGGACCCCGCTGTTCACCTGGCTGGGCTGGAACCTGGCGCGGGCGCTGACCCGCTGCCACCACAAGGGCATCGTGCACAGCGCGCTGACCCCGGGCACCGTGCTGGTCACGGAGTCGACGCTGCACCTCATCGGCTGGACGTCGGCGCGCATCGACGGCGCGTGGAGCGCGTCGACACCGTCCACTCCGGCCAACTCCCCCTACCGGGCACCCGAGGTGACGTACTGGGGCGAGTCCCGGATCACGGCGGGCGACGTGTACGCCCTCGGTTCCATCCTGTTGCAGGCCGCGACGGGCCGGCCGTGGCGCTGGTACGAGAACGAGGCGCTGCGCAGGAGTCCGGAGCTCGCGCAACTCGACGAGACGATCGCGGAGTTGCTGCTGCGCTGTGTCGAGCCCGAGCCCGCGGGGCGGCCGACCGCCCGCGAGGTGGCGGACGCCTTCGGGGCGCTGCTGCCGGGCGGGGTGGAGTGGGAGGACGTGGAGAGCGGCTCCGGCGGGGACGACGACGGCCCCGCCGTCGAGCCGGAGACGGCGGTCGACGAAGAGGACGACCACGAGGAGTGGATGCGCACCATCCGGACCCCCTTGACGGAGCCCTTGCGGATCGCGCTCGTGGGCGTCAAGGACGGGGTCGGCTGCACCACGACCACGATGGTGCTGGGGGCCGTACTGGCCGACCAGCGGCAGGAGCGGGTGCTCGCCATCGACGCCGACCGCCACACGGGCAGCCAGGTCCGGATCGGCGGGCGGGTCTTCCGCAACACCCTGGCCAGCCTGTCCGACCTGGCCGAGTCGCTGCGCGAGGTGCGGCACTTCGAGGATCTCCAGCTGTTCCTGTCCCCGCACCGGTCGGGGCTCCAGGTTCTCGCCAACGACTCCGTCTCCCGCATCGCGTCGGTCGGCCAGTTCACGGACTACGACTTCCACCGGGTGGCCCGCACCACCCAGGAGTACTTCGACCTCACCCTGGTCGACTCCGACAAGTTCATGCCCACGGTGCTCAGGGCGGCCGACCGCGTGGTCATCGTCTCGCGGGCCGACCCCGCCGGTCTGACCCAGGCACAGCAGGCCATGGACCGTCTTGTCACCCTCGACCTGCCGGACCTGGTCCGTGAGGCCGTCGTCGTCCTCAACCACAGCCGCCCCGCGGCCGGCTGGACGCTCGACGCCGCCAGTATCCGCGGCCTGAGCTCCCGCTGCCGAGGCGTCGTCATGGTCCCCCGCGACGGCCACCTCACCATGGGCAGCACGGTCGAACTCTCCTGGCTGACCCCCGAGGCCTACAAGGCGTACCTGCGCCTCGCCGCCCTCCTGTTGGGCCCCCGCCCGATCTTCCCCTGA